A window of Macrotis lagotis isolate mMagLag1 chromosome 1, bilby.v1.9.chrom.fasta, whole genome shotgun sequence genomic DNA:
acaatccttgccttcaagtgacttacattctaataaagagTAATAAAGGtagaaaacacataaaaagaCTGTAGTGACTAAAAGGAATATTTCGATTTGGAAAGTTACAGGAATGTTGAGTAAACCATAGGCAAATAGATTGATACAACCCTTTTAGTAATAATAGCAGTACTGATTTTCTTATGGTTCCAGAACTTGAAAGCAAGGGAGTGGGGGATAGGGATGGAAGGATAGCAAGACAGAAAGGTGGCCATTAAGATGATGTCCAACCCAAAAAGATAGAGGAGTGGAGTGTCCTCTGTGGAAGAACTGACACTGTCCTCTTTCTCCCTGGATGCCTCTTCCTAGGCTCGCTGGAAGGGGTCAACATCACAAGCCCAGTGCGTCTGATCCATGGCACTGTGGGGAAGTCGGCTCTGCTCTCTGTGCAGTACAGTAGCACCAGTAGTGATAAGCCAGTGGTTAAGTGGCAGTTGAAGAGGGACAAGCCAGTGACAGTGGTACAATCCATTGGAACTGATGTCATTGGCACTCTCAGGCCTGACTACCGTGACCGAATCAGACTCTTTGAGAATGGCTCCCTTCTCCTCAGTGATCTTCAGACATCTGATGAGGGCACTTATGAGGTAGAGATTTCCATCACTGATGATACTTTCACTGGAGAAAAGACCATCAACCTCACTGTGGATGGTAAGATTCTGAAGCTAGGTGCCTGAAGAGAAGGGATGGATTAAAGTCTGAGGACCAGGGATGATACTGAGGCTGTCTAGGTGGTAGAATAGAATGAATAGCTTCAGGATGAacccttcaaaatttttttctatgctCATAGGCCACCCACATGAAGAGAAGCAGGAACTGGGGATTGGGTGGTTGGGGGTTAAGAACCCGGTCCAGTGAACcagaacggggggggggggcagattgAATTTAGCCAaagcttcctttttaaaaatcttaactaTTTTAAATTGTAAAGTCCAATATCCCTGAGCAAGGGTGAGGGCCCTGGGGTTTCAATCAAAggacagataaggaaaatattaGACTATATGATCCCTGAAGAGTCCTATCAGTCATAGATTCAGTAATAGGAAGAATCCTGGTGAACCACAAGCAGAGAGTGGGAATTGTGAGCTCCTGTGTCTTTAACCCAATCTTCTTATCCTTGCTCTGTCCAGTTCCCATCTCAAAGCCACAGGTAGTGGTGGCTTCATCTACTGTCCTGGAGCTCAGCGAATCCTTCACACTTAACTGTTCCCATGAAAATGGTACGAAAGCCAACTATACTTGGCTGAAGGATGGCAAACCACTCAGCAATGACTCAAGGATGCTCCTCTCCCCTGACCAAAAGGTGCTCACCATCACACGAGTGCTTATGGCAGATGATGATATCTATAGCTGCTTGGTGGAGAACCCTATTAGCCAAGGCCGAAGTGTCCCCATCAAGCTTACTGTGTACCGTGAGTATCATTTCCTGGAAAAATTCAGAGATCAGAAGGGGAGTATTCCCAGAGCAAGAGGCAAAGATTCTTCCAGCCTAGGTGCCACAAGACCTCATGATTAGATTTGTATTATAAAGACAAAGAGCAAACTTTACTCATTAACTACTTGGTAAATATGGTAatgaatagaaacagaaagaaatgggCACCTCACAAGCAGTGACATTGTCCTCTTTGGTATTCCCTATTCCCTTCATCCCTACATTAAACTTTTTttagagttatttttttaattaacagaaattgatttttctttccctcctctgtctctccattgaaaaagaaaaaaaaatccaagacttGTGACACAGGAacagttaagaaaaacaaatactcAAACTGATCTTGTCCAAAAAGAACATTTCAGTCTGTACCCTGCCTATAATCCATCACCTCTGTGAACCCTTTCCCTACTTCCTTGCTATTTCAATCTATACCAGTTCTTACCTCTCTACCTATCTTTCTCTAGGGAGAAGCTCCCTCTACATCATCCTGACCACAGGTGGCATCTTTCTCCTTGTGACTTTGGTGACAGTCTGTGCATGTTGGAAACCCTCCAAAAAATCTGGGTAACTACTGAATTTTGTATCTTGGTCCAGGATTAATGTTACCTTCTGTTCCTCTAACTCCAAAGATCCTAAAACTATTCAATTCCTGTAATGTAGCATCTCCTTGTAAATAAATAACATTGCTGAATATGAAGTATCTTCCTGTTCTCATTAACCCACTCTTCTTTCTTCACCAACTTACCATCCTTCCTGTCCCCAGGACCTCTAAGCCCACCAAGTCCTTGTATCTTCCAGCCCTTCTCCTACTCACCCTATGGCTCTACTCAAGGGATTCCTGGGCTATTTTGCAGAAAGAAGCGGAAGCTGGAAAAGCAGGGTTCTCTAGAGTATGATGATCAAAATGATGACCACCTGAAACCTGAaggtgagaggaaggaagaaactgGACCCTCTCTTTCCCATTCCATCCAGGTCAGATGAAAAATAGAGCAGCAGTGTAACTCAGGTGGATTGTTCCTTCTTTGTCTTGTTCTTCTGTATTTCCCAAGGACCAAAGTGATTCTAAGGTGTGGGAGCAAAAGTCCATACAATTCAAGATCAGTATGAAACAAGAATGGAAAGTTTCTCCTGGTTTTGTAGTAGGGTCTGctttggaaaaaattgaaaatcatttgAGTCATATATTACTGGAATATCAGAGATGTGACAGAGATAGATGTTTTGATAAAGAGAGGCTTGGATTCAGGAGAGACTGGAAAGTGCCCAAAGTGAAGAGCACCATGATACTGGTTAGGTCTGCAGTGTGCAGGGATGGGTAGGTGACTCCCTCAATCTCTCTCCTTTGTGCAGTAGAGACCCTCCCCCGAAGTGGAGAACATGAGCGGAAGAACCCTGTAGCCTTGTACATCCTGAAGGATAAGGTGAGGACGAGGGGCAGGGAGCCCGTGGGTCAGGGAGTCCAAGGAGCCCGGGGGTCAGGGAGTCCAAGGAGCCTGGGGGGCAGGGAGTCCAAGGAGCCCAGGGGGTCAGGAGGCCCAGGGAGTCTAGGGAGTCCAGGGGGCCTGGGTGCCAGGGGGCCAGGAAGTCCAGGGAGCCAGGGGGCCAGGGAGTCCAGGGTGCCAGGGGGCCAGGGAGTCCGGGGAGCCAGGGGGGCCTGGGAGTCCAGGGAGCCAGGGGGGCGGGGAGTCCAGGGTGCCAGGGGGCCAGGGAGTCCGGGGAGCCAGGGGGGCCGGGGAGTCCAAGGAGTCCAGGGGCCAGGGAGTCTAGGGAGTCCAGGGGGCCGGGGAGTCCGGGGAGCCTGGGGGGCGGGAGTCCAGGGAGTCCAGGGAGCCAGGGGGCCGGGGAGTCCAGGGAGCCAGGGAGCCAGGGAGTCCAGGGAGCCAGGGGGCCGGGGAGTCCAGGGAGCCAGGGGGCCGGGGAGTCCAGGGGGCCGGGGAGTCCGGGGAGCCAGGGGGGCCGGGGGGCCAGGACTGCTGGCGGCGGGATTCCAACTTggcggccgggccggggctgGCAGGGAGGGGCCGGGGGCTTGGCGCCCTGACCCTCAGCGTCCCGTTGCAGGACCCACCCGAAGGGGAGGAGAGCTCCGCTCCCGAGCCTCGGAGCAGCCCCGAGCCGGGCCCGCCGGCCTACGCCCTCTCGGCCGCCGCCCCGGGCCGCTCCCCCGGGCTGCCGATGCGCGCGGCCCGCCGCTATCCCCGCTCCCCGGCCCGCTCTCCAGCCGCCAGCCGCACGCACAGCTCCCCCAGCCGGTCCCCGAGCTCCCCCGGCCGCTCCCGCAGCTCCACGCGCACCCTCCGGACTGCGGGCGTGCACGTGATCCGGGAGCAGGAGGAGGCCGGCACCGTGGAGATCAGCGCCTGAGCCCCGCCGGCCCTGCCTCCACCTGAAGGGACTCGAGCCCCCCGCCGGGGCCAGGCTAGCCTGGCAGAGGGCAGAGTTTGCCGGGGGCGGTCGCGCGTGTCTGAGGGGCAGCGTGGGTGGAGGGGTGTGAGGGAGTGGGACTGGCCGAGAAGCCGAGCCACGGGCGGCCGAGCGTGCCCCGGTGCCTCCGAGCCTCCCGTCCACGGCTGGTCCCCGTGGGCCGCGGCAGGCGCGTGTGGATTGTGCCCTCCCAGGACCCGCCTCTAGAGGCCTGCCCCCACTGGAACCTTACGGAAACTAACCCCAGCAGTCCTAACACTCCGCACGGGCCCTTTCACCTCCCCTTCCCTGTTCTCAGTATGCCCATCTTGGggagctccttttttttttttttttaaactaaacagGACATTGAAACACAAATAAGAGAGCTCGATTTGCCCTAGATCACCCACTAGTCCAGGCGGGAACTATGTGTCCAGCCCGTGAGGAGACTAAGCTGCCCACATCCTGGGGGAAATCAATAGGTGGGTGGCTTTTATATCAACTCATGCAACTCCCCACCTCACTCCCCAGGAAGGTGGGTATTATTGGGCTGTTTCTTTTCTGGGACTGTCATTGTGCATAGCTCTGAGAAGAGACTAGAATCCTAGGTTCTGCTTTAGGGTAGAgagaactccttcccccccaccttattttttttttttttttttgcaaatggagttaagtggcttgcccaaggccacacagctaggcaattaagtgtctgaggctggatttgaacccgggtactcctgactccagggccagtgctgtagccactgccccacctagctgccccaagaattacTTTTCCTAGCGCCTCATTCACTGGGGATCTTAGGCAAGTTTCTCCATCTCTTtaggccccagtttcctcatttgtatgtAAACCCATTCCCACGGGTTATTATCTGTAAAAAACGATGAGTTTGTATTAGATTGTCTCTAAGGTCTATTTACATTCTACCCACCTATTAGACTACGAGTCTGTGCTAAGGTGAAGACGAGGTGCCATTGGCCCTGGTTGACTCTTATTCACCAAGTATTCAGTCTCCTTAGAAACTGCAACCTCCTAACCTGGGTCCTACAAAGAGGAACTTCAAACCCTGGGATCTGAGAAAGGCGTGCCTTATTATCAATCGTCTCCCAATCTGCCCCTTCTCTACTTCCTCAACACAACACAGGGCAGTCTTTCTTGTCCTTGTTGAAGAGGACACTGTACTTGAGGAGAAAGGGTTATGGACTTTATCCTTTGGGAGCATAGATTCTACACCATCCTCTAAGAAATGTCTATTCCCATTGAACCTTCCTCTCTCCATCCCAAATTCCATATCTTCCTTCTCACAACAAACACTTGCAAACAATCAGAATCCCTGGGAAAGGAACAAGAGGCCTCTATGGCACAGACCTTGTTAACTCTTTTTCTCATATTTGGAGAGGAGAAAACAAAGGTTCCAGTATTTGAAGTGGATTCCCAATGATTAGGAATCCAGAGAGGTTGGGCAGATCATGTTCTGACTCTTGGCCCCTCCcactcaatctccctctctcagacaCCTGGGTCCTTGGGAAGCAGGGAAAGAGCATCTTCCCTAATTGAATTAACAACTCAGTAGTGAGGGACTAGGCTTGATCCTTATGTGGTTGGCCTGTAAAGTTTCTGCCACCCATTCTGTCCATAGAGAGGCAATAATCTACTGTGTGTGGAGAGAATGCAATTAAGAAGTGGAAAGTAAGGGAGGCCCCCCTCAAAGGAGCCAGGCTCTGTGCACTCAGTCTGACCTCCCCTATGCTTCCAGGGGCTGGAACACTCCCCTTGTGTTATCCCTATCACAGCCTCCTGTGAAGAATGCAGCCTTGCCCTTAGGCAAACTACCTCCCAGAAGCACTGGCTCCTCTTCCAGGTACTGATTCAAAGGACTGAAGCCCTTTGGCCCTAGACATTTCACTTTTTACTGCTTTGAAAACTGATCCTATCCCCAATTTCTGGCACCATGATTCCTACATCTCCACCCCTGATCCTGCTTGGCAAACTGAGTTCAGAAATCCCCTGTACCCCAGTTTAACAATCCTGTGATGTTCTGGGTAAATACTAATTCTTCCCATCATGCAATATACCTTCACCAGTTATGGGTTATCTTTGAAGTTCAgaacactgatttttttctttatagccCCTAACTTCAATCATATACTTTGAAGATAGAAACTCAATCCTGGTCTGCTGCAGCCCTTATCCTTCCTCTTCTATCACTACACTGAGCAATTGCTTCAAAGTTTGTTGCTTCTCAAAGATCAGCTCATCTACTTACATCCCTGGTCCATGTCCACTGTTGAGCCAGTCCAGAGGGTGTTTGCACCAAAGCCTATGGGCAGTAATAATAGAACCTGGGGTAGAATCCtgccctatttttttttccttaaatgtcaCTATCCCAGACTTTTATTCTTCTcccttattttgattttttgcaaaCCACAACATATTTAAAGAGGAGTAATTAAACCTTGATGTGGCTCCTGTTATAAGAATTAAAGGTCCATTCATTCTAGCAAActgaaaacatatttttgatTCTCCGAATCACCCCGATTTGTAGAAATGAATGTTAGAGAATCAGCTTCTAGGTTGGGAGGTATATATTTTGTCCTCTTCTTTTTTACCTTGTTTCCTGGCAACTCTACTCTCTTCTCCCACCCTTCCCATTTTCACTAAGCCTGACGTAGTTATGCTTCAA
This region includes:
- the HEPACAM gene encoding hepatic and glial cell adhesion molecule, which encodes MKRERGALFRGSSAPRLTPFVCLLLIQTGSLEGVNITSPVRLIHGTVGKSALLSVQYSSTSSDKPVVKWQLKRDKPVTVVQSIGTDVIGTLRPDYRDRIRLFENGSLLLSDLQTSDEGTYEVEISITDDTFTGEKTINLTVDVPISKPQVVVASSTVLELSESFTLNCSHENGTKANYTWLKDGKPLSNDSRMLLSPDQKVLTITRVLMADDDIYSCLVENPISQGRSVPIKLTVYRRSSLYIILTTGGIFLLVTLVTVCACWKPSKKSGKKRKLEKQGSLEYDDQNDDHLKPEVETLPRSGEHERKNPVALYILKDKDPPEGEESSAPEPRSSPEPGPPAYALSAAAPGRSPGLPMRAARRYPRSPARSPAASRTHSSPSRSPSSPGRSRSSTRTLRTAGVHVIREQEEAGTVEISA